One genomic region from Lycorma delicatula isolate Av1 chromosome 1, ASM4794821v1, whole genome shotgun sequence encodes:
- the LOC142317702 gene encoding zinc finger BED domain-containing protein 5-like, translated as MENDIVVPECVICGFKLSNSAMVPSKLQRHLVTNHPSLSTKEKSYFESYLSSKLKQGKNFKKQLCVSEKAQVASYEIAELIAVKLKPHNLAEEIILPACRKIVKTMIGGSADIEISKIPLSNDTIHRRIKDLSENIEQNTAKTLANSNFAIQIDETTDITGNSQLIAFVRFIDENDIINQFLCCRELSDFTTDGAPAMTGHIKGFVAHVKELNENILVTHCVLHQEALVTKFLPSDLKIVLEQCVKMVNYIKSRPLKTLEERIVHYFPKLDIKKFDWVRNPFLITDTSVFDLTLNEEEELILLSSNRDLIVKHSEESINSFWINIRCEYPIIAKKALYILLQFSTSYLCEFGFSALANIKTKKDQDC; from the exons ATGGAAAATGACATAGTTGTTCCTGAGTGTGTAATATGTggttttaaattatcaaacagtGCTATGGTTCCTAGCAAACTTCAACGTCACTTGGTGACTAACCATCCTTCGCTTTCAACAAAAGAGAAAAGCTACTTTGAAAGTTATTTATCATCAAAACTTAAgcaaggaaaaaattttaaaaaacaattatgtgtGTCTGAAAAGGCTCAAGTCGCTTCTTATGAAATCGCTGAATTGATTGCAGTAAAATTAAAGCCTCATAATTTGgcagaagaaattatattaccTGCGTGtcgtaaaattgttaaaacaatgatTGGTGGATCTGCTGATATTGAAATTTCCAAAATACCCCTTTCAAATGATACAATACATCGCAGGATAAAAGACTTGTCTGAAAATATTGAGCAGAATACTGCAAAAACTCTTGCAAATTCGAATTTTGCTATACAAATAGATGAAACAACCGATATTACAGGAAATTCTCAATTAATTGCATTTGTTAGGTTTATTGAcgaaaatgatattattaatcaatttttatgttgTCGAGAGTTATCTGATTTTACAActg ATGGTGCTCCAGCTATGACTGGACATATAAAAGGATTTGTTGCACatgttaaagaattaaatgaaaatatattagttaccCATTGTGTTTTGCATCAAGAAGcacttgtaacaaaatttttgccatcagatttaaaaatagttcTGGAACAatgtgtaaaaatggttaattatatCAAATCTAGACCATTAAAAA CGTTAGAGGAGAGAATTGTTCATTATTTCCcaaaattagatattaagaaatttgattgGGTTCGTAATCCATTTCTCATTACGGACACTTCTGTATTTGACTTAACTTTGAATGAAGAGGAAGAACTTATTTTGCTTTCCAGTAATCGAgatttaattgtaaaacattcagaagaatcaattaattcattttggaTTAACATCAGATGCGAGTATCCAATCATAGCCAAAAAagctttatacattttattacaattttccacATCTTATTTGTGTGAATTCGGATTTTCAGCATTAGccaacattaaaactaaaaaagatcaAGATTGTTAA